From a region of the Rhodococcus sp. 4CII genome:
- a CDS encoding PAC2 family protein, which produces MSSSEFPVTPAGRDDDAPDTVDAGAADDGVPVLRDPVLVAAFEGWNDAGDAASGAVEHLELTWDAQPLAELDSEEYYDYQVNRPTVRQVDGVTREIVWPTTRLSVCSPPGSARDVVLLRGIEPNMRWRSFCEDLLELIDQLRINTVVILGALLADTPHTRPVPVTGSAYSSEAAERFNLEQTRYEGPTGITGVLQDACVRAGVPAVSFWAAVPHYVSQPPNPKATVALLQRVEDVLDMEVPLGELPSQADDWQEAVTEMTADDEEIGEYVRSLEERGDAETDISEAISKIDGDALAAEFERYLRRRGPGSFGL; this is translated from the coding sequence GTGAGTTCCAGTGAGTTCCCTGTCACGCCTGCGGGCCGCGACGACGACGCCCCCGACACCGTGGATGCCGGTGCGGCGGACGACGGCGTGCCCGTACTTCGTGACCCTGTCCTGGTCGCCGCCTTCGAGGGTTGGAACGACGCCGGTGACGCCGCGAGCGGCGCCGTCGAGCATCTCGAGCTGACCTGGGACGCCCAGCCGCTCGCCGAGCTCGACTCCGAGGAATACTACGACTACCAGGTCAATCGTCCCACGGTGCGACAGGTCGACGGCGTCACCCGGGAGATCGTGTGGCCCACCACCCGGCTGTCGGTGTGCTCCCCTCCCGGCAGCGCCCGCGACGTCGTGCTGCTCCGCGGGATCGAACCGAACATGCGCTGGCGCAGCTTCTGCGAAGACCTCCTCGAGCTGATCGACCAACTCCGGATCAACACGGTGGTGATCCTCGGAGCGCTGCTCGCGGACACCCCGCACACGCGGCCGGTCCCGGTGACGGGCAGCGCCTACAGCAGCGAGGCCGCCGAGCGGTTCAACCTCGAGCAGACCCGGTACGAGGGGCCGACCGGCATCACCGGTGTGCTGCAGGACGCGTGCGTCCGGGCCGGTGTGCCTGCGGTTTCGTTCTGGGCGGCCGTGCCCCACTACGTGTCCCAGCCGCCTAACCCCAAGGCGACGGTCGCGCTGTTGCAGCGCGTCGAGGATGTCCTCGACATGGAAGTCCCCCTCGGCGAACTGCCGTCCCAGGCCGACGACTGGCAGGAAGCCGTCACGGAGATGACCGCGGACGACGAAGAGATCGGCGAGTACGTCCGCTCCCTCGAAGAGCGGGGCGACGCCGAGACCGACATCTCCGAGGCCATCTCGAAGATCGACGGTGACGCGCTCGCGGCCGAGTTCGAGCGGTACCTCCGCAGGCGCGGGCCCGGCAGCTTCGGGCTGTGA